The sequence below is a genomic window from Nicotiana tomentosiformis chromosome 6, ASM39032v3, whole genome shotgun sequence.
tattgtggccgcacgagtttatatgggttgtgttgtcacggtgcgtagtcgggacaccgtggccgatctcattgaattggggatggttgattttgatgcaattatggggatggattggctttattcatgtttttctaaACACGACTACCGAACTAGTtttgtgaggtttgaatttcctaataagccggttattgagtggaagggggataatgtggtgccaaagggtaggtttatttcttaccttaaggccacgaagatgattaataaagggtgtatctatcacttggttcgggttacggacaccgatgctgaggcacctatacTCGAATCAGTGCCAGTTGTGAAAgaatttccggaggtctttcctgatgagctccctgggattccgccagacagggaggttgattttgggattgatgtgatgccaggcacgcagcatatatctattccgccctacataatggcaccggtagaattgaaggaactaaaggaacagttgaaggatttgttagagaaggctttcatccgaccgagtgtgtcgccatagggcacaccggttctctttgtgaggaagaaagatggatcactgaggatgtgcattgactaccggcagctaaacaaagtcacaatcaaaaacaaatacccactaccaagaatagatgatttgtttgatcagttacagggtgctaaatacttctccaaaattgatttacgatccaggtatcaccaattgaagatcaggagCATGATATACTGAAAACAACTTTTAGAACcaggtatgggcattttgaatttctagtgatgtcttttgggctaacaaatgccccgacaacttttatggatcttatgaatcgggttttcaagcctttcctcgactcctttgtgatagtattcattgacgatattcttgtgtattcacgaggtcgagaggaccatgtcgatcatctcagtgcagtgttgcagactctttatcagcaccaattgtatgtgaaatttgtaaaatgtgaattttggctcgaatctatcacattcttgggtcatgttgtctctagagaaggaattaaggttgatccttaaAAGATTTTAGCAGTAAAGAATTGAcctagacctacaacgcccaCCGAGATTCGTAGTTTtatgggcttagcagggtattacaggaagtttgtggaggggttctctactcttaccTCTCCGTTggctaaattgactcagaaagaaGTTAAGTTCCAATAGTCTGATGCCTGTGAaaagagcttccaggagttgaaattgagattgactacagcgccggtgttgaccttgcaagaggatacaaacaaatttgtggtatattgtgatgcttcaagaattgggcttgggtgtgtgttaatgcaacacggcaaagttatagcatatgcttctaggaaactcaagaatcatgaaaagaattatccaacacatgacttagaacttgcggcggtggtttttgcattgaaattTTGGAGTCACTATTTGGATGTATATtgcatgtggatgtattcacggaccacaagagtcttcaatatattttcaaacaaaaggagttgaatctaaggcagagaaaatggcttgagttactcaaggattacgacatcgatattctatatcacccggggaaagccgatattgtggcggatgctcttagccggaaatctatgggtagtttagcacacttggaggtatatcaaaggccattggccaaggaagccCATCGATttgctagtttgggagttcgtcttatggactctaatgaaggaggggtaattgtgcaaaatagggctgaatcatcgcttgttgtggaagtcaaagagaagcaatacaacgatccatttttaGTGCAATTGAAGGAGGAAAATCAAAATTCATAAGACTACTACTTTTTCTCTTatcatggatgatggtacactaaggtaccaagggagactatgtgttctgaatgtagatggtctcaagaaagaatcatgaccgaagctcaagcttctaggtattccgtgcatccagattctacgaagatgtatcacaacctcaaggaagtctattgatggaatgacatgaaaaggaatgtggcggacatTGTGGCGAGGTGTccgaactgtcagcaagtgaaggtcgaacatcaacggcctggtgggttagcatagaacatagaaattccaatgtgaaagtgggagataattaatatggattttgtggaaGGAATACCACGCACTCCatgtaagtttgactcaatttgggtgatcgtggaccgactcacgaaatcagcacacttcttgccagttaaatctaccgacacagcggaacagtatgctcagttgtatatcaatgAAATAGCCAGGCTatatggcactccagtttctatcatttcagatcgaggggctcagttcacggccaatttttggaggaaagttcaggaaggtttgggtactcaggtgaaccttagtacaactttccatccacagaccgacgggcaagtaGATCATACTATTTAGACGCTCGAggacatgttgtgtgcttgtgttctttatttcaagggtagctgggatgatcattttccactcatagagtttgcttataacaacagatTTTATGCAAGTatccagatggcaccatttgaggcattatatggtaggagatgtagatctcccattgggtggttcgaggttaGGGAGGCAAAGTTGATAGGTCCAAAccttgtacatcaggctatggaaaaagttaagatcataaaggagcggttgaaaatagctcagagtcgtcagaaatcctttTCGGATGTTCATCGCAGAgacttggagttcaaagaagatgcttggttattcttgaaggtttcccctatgaagggtattatgcggtttgggaaaaggggaaattgagtccgaggtatgtcgggccgtacaaaatcattcagaggatcggtgggGTGGCGTACAGGCtagagctaccacctgagatgtcattagtacacccggtgttccatgtgtctatgttgaaaaaggtagttggagatctgtcagctattgtgccggttgaaaCCATTGAGGCTAATGAAGAATTGTTATATTAagagattccagttgccattcttgataggaaaatccaaaagttgaggaataaagaaattgcctccatgaaagtgttatggcgaaaccagcaggttgaagaggccatgtGGAaggctgaggaagagatgaagaagaagtatcctcacttgtttgaatagttgtgtaatcctttcttttatGAACCTGTCGCCTAAGAATTTTGCATCACTTATTCAGTTAATGTAAAAGTGTTCCTTtttattatatgttgtttacatgaaaCCACGGTTGGTGTGGTCATGAGTTATGCTATGTCGTTGGGTTATATgcatgtttgtaagatgtgtttctaGGCTCTTTGaaaggtggataggcctagttacaaacgaaactctagcgaaatatttggaaatttagggagttagtcaaatttggagctgctggtgtgtggtattaAAACTGAGttacataagatgctaataaccgatttttttaccctcattcgaggatgaatgatcctaagtgggggagaatgtaaggccacataaaaatatttttgcaaaagaataataataatgttttgtggtgccgaattggttttacgtgttgtgtattatacaaattcttcgcggcgaggaccttttgggttgaacgaAAAGtgaaggaaaatgtttggcagaATTACGcgtttctgcagtccattatgcaaccgcagaatcactctgtggatcgcataatggccgcagattGAGTCTGGGAGAAATTATGGgagaaattatgcggtcgactatgcgaccgcataactgttctgcggtgcattatgcgaccgcatagtgaccgaaGTCTCGGACAATTTTTACTGGTCGTTTTTGTCTGCAATTATGCGattttgagcatattttctgatatttctagagtaagagagagggtcctagagggagaagtgatcttcataaaacatttcttcaattctcacttaaatcttgaagattatcaagagaggcacctaggtcttcttcctaagaggtaagattctatcacccaaactcttaatttcaaaatgtaactagattGGGCCATTAgtgaggtaattcatggggattggagtgcttaccttgcatggaTGTATctttgtagtatgtgggaagattgtgagctaataatggtagagagtgggttgggaaatgatggaatcttccacaaaagagccttaaaacattgatgcataCATAGTGTTTGATAGTATGCTCAAACGAGCTAAAACCATCTTCATCTTCCTagtttttggttcaattttgtatattgcttaaatagattgaagttgctaatattctggaacatcttagagttttaagaagctcaattgagttatgttggctaaacccctttcttcttagaatcgaccCCACGGTGTTCGTGTAATCGGAGTAAGTTCTTGATCATTATGGAATTGGattttcctaatgtggttgtgttggagaatgtttgttcaatgtttatattaaatgcttcatcatgtcatctttccatttgagaatatgtttaaattgtggaatatgtgttagggaTGTtgagacttcatgtcaagattgaaataaagattggtatgccaaattgtatgaaaaagcctctatgtgcctaagattcacAAATTGCTCATacgtgaatttaatgtcttgaatggggagccttattgattttgataataatattgaatgtggaaaaaggggtcaggaactatgaaatacggccaagcgccaagaatgactttgtaatcgtaatcactagtgtcaatgaatcgaaagtacatgaaagaagtgtgatgtgagatgattgacggaaaaaggtaatgtctcaaatgagatggcctagccgatcgggctgagatcagactCCATATAAGAACACTGTGGTATTatgaatgaaattgtggtaatgtctctaAGGAGATGGCTAAGCCGATCGGGCCGATatcggactctgtgtaagaacacggtggtattgtgaatgaaattgtggtaacgTCTCCAatgaggcggcctagccgatcgggcctatatcggacttcgtgtaagaacactgtggtattgtgaatgaaatttTGGTAACGTCTCCAATGaggcagcctagccgatcgggccgagatcagactccatgtaagaatacggtggtattatGAATGCAATCATGGTAACATCTCGAATGAGGAGGCCTAGCCGAtagggtcgagatcggactctgtgtaagaacacggtggtattatgaatgaaattgtggtaatgtctctaacgagatggcctagccgatcggccCGATATCGGACTCCGTgcaagaacacggtggtattttgaatgaaattgtggtaacgTCTCCAATGAAGCAGCCTAGATGATCGAGCCGAGATCGGACTtcatgtaagaacacggtggtattgtgaatgaaattgtggtaacaTCTCCAatgaggcggcctagccgatcgggccgagatcggactccgtgtaagaacacggtggtattgtgaatgaaatcGTGGTAACGTCTCGAATGAGgaggcctagccgatcgggccgagatcggactccgtgtaagaacacggtggtattgtgaattgtggaacattggtactaaaggtcacccaaactagtaatatggaaattatcttgaaaatgtatatgatccttaacttgttatgttattatttatttgaagcccttattgaattcttgattgttcctcttgtattattattcattgtattgagttggtgtttagctatacatgctagtgttattcgacggtactaacgtcccttttgccgggggcgctgcatctttaaatggatgcaggtggttacatagcagacagtgcggatctcagatagtgttgcatcctcttctcagcggactcggtgagccccatttcattccagggtcatgtgttgtaccttttgtttatattatggtcacttttgaggtatagacgggtccttgttgccggcaccatctttactctcttttgtacctttagaggctccgtagacactatgtgggttgtatatgggtgttgggaatgttaaacaagtcatgttgtgtttgatcacttgttccacttgaactttaagaaatatgtattttggGACCTAAAAGCACAAtgattaatgaaatgatttaggattgtatggatgagattcctactgtataattaagaAAATCATGTCtcttcttgatcatgggttaattgggtagaaaatATCTAATAGGATTGTTCGgacgggttcactcagttgagcgccggtcgcgcttcccgaggatgGGCGTGACATGGCTAGAAACTGCGATTTACATTGGAtgatgtcgagacttgtggcatttctatatccttatggattctacatttcagtgtcaggaaggtgaaggaaacaactTTAGAATTCACATAAGGTATCTTCGGAGTAGCTATCTCGGTTGTTATACTTTTGggggtacttaagagggaattcagcggcttatgagccttagggcggtgtggtccTATGCTTGAGTTCGTGGGGAAAAGTTTtggttaaggatagtagtgttctagaaagtagaagtatcaatttgaaggcaattctGGAAGAACTCGGAGagttaggacaacttggtagtaggttagatcagcacagtaatggatataatcagttctttgggtacttacgaTATGGCTAGTCTCtataggtgtttcgtggcaatgctcttgggttttggcgacatgcgtggcttggttgagttagagagattcggttctgatagcttgattatgtaCAAATGGGCttcaaagagttctcaatggtttttaccaaggttcgagtggtatatttcctactggcgtgaggagcatTTGGTGTATGGTGAATTTCTCCCGGATGAAttcaaatggaaggtccttggctaattgagtatgtagttgcttgtgatTCGGAGTAGATtatgaagttctcgtatttttcctatgatggcatggtatatgtgGTATGggtgtgtgggattgagattttccTGAGcgaggtcacagttcagttttgaagggaaggtcataaaattcttaggcagcatgaatgATTTCacatgactaggtaaatgatattactatttggtatgtcTTGACGAGAGTATACATtttagaaggggcaatgtgttttgatcaatagatacttcactggtactgcggtactctcctggttgatcgactgctaatatttaaatttttctatgtggaacggaagaattttagaagtattcctcgtaggatgatcgtgtatgagagatgtgctagacattctggcggtggagtggGATAAGCTATGGTGATTTGTGTGCTCTATGGATttgagactgggagttctcaggagcggaTTGTTTCATAGTTGTGGACTGTGATGTCATTGCCGaaactagccagatgatagtatgtgttatgattcagtcattgtgggctttcggagGTTTATTTATCTAAttgtgggtgcccggagttgatttgggtgtctattggtaggcccaattaggatgtgtattctacaccgagccggattagttggctccatacttctattattgagggatgtacTATTCGGTtggtgttgagcttattcgtgttctgataggttctgtgagttactctgctatgctacgaggggttgtgattcgtttgttgtatgcacacatggtgcggttctattgtggccgtatagcaaaatttgagcgagaagagtattgggtattgcttggttgatggtgtattggttatgttctttcgggttttgtgtggcatggtgtccaTTTCTTCTTTGTGGTTATGGTAAtacactttgagtacttgatgtcgaattgcgcatggttattgatttttagcagggtggcttgaggtatttcatatggaccagtatttggatagagtcgcgcattgcagcagagttatgtggaaatatgatcctttaTGTTAGATTTATGTGTTATAgttctatggtgtgtgatgggttAAAGCATTTCGTTGTgttggtacttgttgagcttgcgggacggttctcacgtttgagtcattttcgattattgagtacatttggaatgttgctatttggtgcacagattgcacaggttgtggctttagattgtattgatgtgtcaagtcactagagtggtcgtgttggatgagataaggtcattggacctagaatggatgctatcggatttgattttggtatatttggaaggataatatcgtaagtcagcttagaaattggctatagttcttgtagaaggagagggagctccatgacatgttgatctgatgaatggttatgaattctacaagtttctttcatcatcggcagtgtacgaaggttttagaatgaggctttgtttgatatgaggtctattactggcattgatttgttttgagcagctactatgaTTTGATATTATCgctatgtggtatatcatgtgattacatcttgggttatggtgaaGGCTTgctacaacttgttcagacttatacaatatgtagatgcgagattctgatcttatagaaattgTGGATGTTGGAAActggattctaaggtttatgggctaggttgaattaagaaacTACAGTTATGTTTTGTTATCGGGCCTATATGGGaaagggtgacgtgagatcaccaccgggtatgtgcatggtaaggttacacggcgatttgatggcttttggaacaactcttggcacgttcgaggacgaacgtatgtttaagtgggggagaatgtaatgacccaaccggttgttttgagcctttgcacttcgctcagtagtttacgggcatgagtaactctgtatgatgtattatgacttatgtgaatcgccGGTTTccattttcaggttattcggaatcgaattagAAGAATGGATTCATTgttaaagctttaaattgggagagttgactaagtttgactttttgtgaatttcaacacgaaacggagttttgatggttccggtaggtccgttgggtgattttggacttaggagcgcgtccggattatgatttggaagtccgtagtggaatttggcttgaaatagcggaagttggattttttggaaagtttgaccgagagtggacattttgatatcggattcggattgtgattccgggaatttgaatagctttgttatatcatttgggacttgtgtgccaaatttgaggtcaatcagacgtgatttggtaggtttcagcatcggttgtggaagtttgaagttcaaagttcattaagttcgttTTGAGGTgggattcatcgttttgatgttgttatgcgtgatttgaggccttgagtaggtctgtgttatgttattggacttattggtatattcgaatggggtcccgagtggctcggatgagtttcggacgaggttcggatcacttTTGTTGCGTAGTCCATTACTGAAggctgctggtttctggtgtctcagtccttcatcgcgttcgcatggcaAGTGTCGCGAATGCGTAGTGTATTTTGATGGCAGCAGCAAatttttcttcgcgatcgcgaagtatgtcTAGTGTTCACATAGATTTAGGGCAAGTCCTCTTCAGGTTCCCGTATGGAGGATCGCATTTGCATAGCATTGAGGTTGGCCGCTGGGAATTTGAGCATTCTTCTATGAGATCGCGTAAGATTAGTCGCATTCACGAAGCTTTGgcagcagtgttcatcgcgttcgcgtggggtgTATCGCGAATGCATAGAGTCTTTTGTGGCAGTGTGagttttattcatcgcgaacgcgatggattTCCCGCGTTCGTGAAAGAGGaggcctgggcagattataaagtactctatttcgaggatt
It includes:
- the LOC138893728 gene encoding uncharacterized protein: MAPFEALYGRRCRSPIGWFEVREAKLIGPNLVHQAMEKVKIIKERLKIAQSRQKSFSDVHRRDLEFKEDAWLFLKVSPMKEIPVAILDRKIQKLRNKEIASMKVLWRNQQVEEAMWKAEEEMKKKYPHLFE